From the genome of Odocoileus virginianus isolate 20LAN1187 ecotype Illinois chromosome 4, Ovbor_1.2, whole genome shotgun sequence:
AGGCAAAGTTAAGTGAACAACTGGAATGTTTAGGAATTATAGGTTTAGCCTTTCTGTTGCTATTAGAAATTTATTATCTGTCAATATTTCAGACTCAAAGCTGAGGCAAATTTCATACATAGACACAAATTCTTCAACAGCAAATCTCTGCATAGTGATTACTAATACTTCTGTGCAAGAATTAATTAGGTATGATGCAATTCTGGTAATGATAGAGTATATACACCCCTATTCATTGCAACAGAATTTAACCATAATTTATGTAATCAAAGCTGTCTCCATGAATCCTGCCACTATAGAATTGACATTCTTTATTAAATTCATCCTTAATTGGCCGTAACAGGTTAAGAacaacttttttctctttagggAATAGCTTATCTTGTTAAAGTGTCGGAAGGAGACTTAAGAAAAGCCATTACATTTCTTCAAAGTGCTACTCGACTAACAGGTGGAAAGGAAGTCACAGAAAAAGTTATCACAGATATTGCTGGGGTAAGAGCACTGGGTATCCAaaaattctttgacttttttGTGACTTAAATTTACTTCAGCAAATAGTGATTATGTTCTGTCTATTCAAGCTGCTTCAACAAATGCCATAGACTGAGTGGTTTATAAACAGCATTCTCAATTTTAAAGATCAAGTGCCCACAGATCCAGTGTTGTGTAGAGGACATACTTCCCAATTTATACTGGTTCATACCTCCCTGCATCCTTCTGTGGCAAAAGGGAGTATTTTGTAAGGGCATAAATTCAATTTGCAAGGGCTGCACTcgtgacctaatcacctcccagtGGTGTCACCTCCAAATACTATCATGTTTAATCTGTAGCTTATAGTAGTAGCTAGGAAATATCAGAATGCAGGCAGGGATGTGGCAGTTAAATTTTAAAGGGTGGGTCCTATCCAAGGGATAAGTGACTAAAGGAATTCTTGTGCCACACCCTTGTCTTCAGATAGTCCTTTCCAAACTTAGCTCGGTTTACTGTAATGAAACTGACCAACTGGCCTCTGTGTTGACATCTTGGAGGAGTTTGTAAATGCCTTCCTCTGGTTACATGGCAGTGCCTGATCTTTTAAAGATGGGCATGCATAATCAAGGCTGGACCTACCTATCTGGAGCTCGAAGTTCTTTGCCTTCCTATAACTGCAAAACATGTGCTGCTTGAAATCATTTAACAGGGAGTGGGTGCAAGACTGGTAGAGAAGTCAACTGTCTTCACCCGGAAACTAATTCTTTTAGGTAGTACCAGCTAAGACAATTGATGGAGTATTTGCTGCCTGTCAGAGTGGCTCTTTCGACAAACTAGAAGCTGTGGTAAAGGTAAAGTGACTCTATTAGCCTTGGGGAAGGGTGAAGGGATATTAATGCTAAAAGATATACATTTTGGTTATAGGACTTAATAGATGAGGGTCATGCAGCAACTCAACTTGTAAATCAACTCCATGATGTGGTGGTAGAAAATGATAACCTTTCTGATAAACAGAAGTCTATTATTACAGAAAAACTTGCTGTAAGTAGGCATTTTCTACATTTCAGCACAACATACACACCACACCCACAAAAGGGCAGTTTTActatgtttcattttcttgtagGAAGTTGATAAATGCTTAGCAGACGGCGCTGATGAACATCTGCAGCTGATCAGCCTCTGTGCTACTGTGATGCAGCAGTTAACTCAGAACTGCtaaaactatattcagtatgTATTTCATAagcaatttataataaaataaccaAAGCACCTTTAAAGTGAATATACAATTTATTTAACATTCAAACTTCATTAAGACATGTGCAATATGGCAATTTTACTGGGGGTTTAACCCTACCTAGGATGATTGCTTGCTGGGGCTTAGCAACAGGGTCCAGTTCACACTTAGCACTAATTAAAtactttattgaataaatataataccaaacaaaatgcattcaaatgctaaaaaaaaaatcaattttaaaggcCTTTCTATTCAGGCTAATGACAAACACAATAAAGGCAGATACGCTAGTTTAACATAATTGGCTGATTTTATACAGCACTTATATCTTTTAGTCCACAAGTATATTATTAAATGATAGAGAACATCTAATACAACCATTTCTACAGAACtaggaaataaatttctaagaaagaaagattttACAGACCCCATCTTTTATACCCACCCCAACAGTCTAACTCTAAAGAGGATAAAGCCAATGACTTTCCTCACAAGAGCTCACGACTAATGTCGCTTTGCTatcaaaatctgtatttctgaTCCGTTATGAGCATTGAGACAAGATTCAAATATTCCCAAAGAAAGAAGCACAATGCACGTTGTGATCGCCTATTCAGCAACAGCGAGCACTGCATTCAAAACTATCTCATCCCAGGAATTAAATAAGGTCGGCCACATTCATTGGCATTTCCTCCACTGTAGTATTGTAGAAAGTCTCAATGTCACGAAGAATCCTCTTGTCTTCTTCAGTAACAAAGTTTATAGCCACACCTTTCCTCCCAAATCGACCCCCTCTGCCAATTCTGTGTGAGGAAAAGAAATCAGTCATTAGAATATATTACTTCTCACATGCTGCATGAACTACTGAACATGATGATCCACTTGTTAACCATCAGCTGCTGTTTACTTATCAAGGTTATAGTTCGTGCTTCTAATTGGAGCACTAGCTGCTCAATatctagagaaaaaaatcttcctcTGCAGTTAGTGCCAAAAGGATTCAAGGCTTGTCTGGCTGCAAAATGAGATTTTATCAGgtgttttgagcattactttttttttttaaagcagatgacAGTATTGTGTTTGGGGTAGTGAATTTAAAGCCCATACCAAAGTGGGCCAGCCAAGAGCAGATGTCGGCCTGGGACAGATGTCAAACACCAGGGATAAAGCAAAGAAGTTATGTAATCCATTTCGACGCACTTCTGGAACTGTAAACTGCAAATACAAATGCTGCAAGGTTAACTACTGTCTAAAACTTAACAACTTTTTCCAGTGGGAAAACAAGTATTTGGTATGGTAACCCAAACTTATCACTGCTTTTTTGCTCAGTTTCACACGTTGTAACTCAAATTACTCAAACGTGTTTACCTCCAAAACATCTCTTTAACCTTCCTGATAGAAACCAGACAATACAAACCACCTAATAGGCTAATACACAAAATGCCTTAGCTGGAGCatgttaaaatatcaaataatcatgacaaaaaaaaaacaagtataaaTACCGACTCGCTCTTTATTCAAACAGTGTGCTGTTTCGCTTATGATTCCACGTCCTAAATTACGTCAACGCCGTTTCTGAGTGCCATCTCGTCATCAACTGCTGCTATCGActcctgtattttttaaaaagtctttttttacATCATATAACAAAGTACAATTCAATTTACTTAGGGATAAAGCCACTATAACTAAACCAGGGACTGCTCAAATTGCTACCAGACAACACCAAGAAAATCCCAACTATAGAGGAATCACCAAGAAAAGCACATGGACACAAGAGCATCactaaaaataaagctcaaaAATAAGCTAAGACCAACAGATCTAAAACAACCTGATCTGTATGTAGAGTCCACGATTTGGGCAACATTCACAACTGTTTTCCCACTGTGCACAATCTTCCCAAGTACAGTTTTAATTATATCCTACCAAGTTACTATGTCTTAATACTTAATTCCCTGATTTGAAGTTACCTTTCAGACAATTTAGTCAGTAGAAAAGCAATGAGTTACACCAATACATTACTAAGCCAAGATGCCATCTACTCACCTGTGAATATAGTTTTCACGATTGGTAGGTAGATCATAGTTTATAACCAATGACACTTGTTGCACATCAATTCCACGAGCCTGAAATACAGTGATAATGATGTTCAAATTCTATgtaatataggggcttccctagtggctcagcaataaaaaaaaaaaaaaaaagatgtgggttcaattcctgaggtcccctggagaagaaaatggcaacccactcctatattcttgctgGGCAaatccctgggcagaggagcctggtgggctacagtccgtgtgaTGTAGGCCACAAAATAGTAATGAACTATACTAAGTGGTATAGCTCACTGTGGAGCGTGGCCTTCTTTGTTCTCCCAAATAGCCCGAAGGTGGTAAAGGCCATTAGGAAACCTTCCCCCAATAACAAACTTTTTGGTGgtttaaaaagaacattaaaagacTCACCAACAAGTCAGTAGTGATCAAAACACGGCTTGACCCTGATCGAAATTCCCTCATAATAACAtctctttctttctggtccatGTCACCATGCTGCAAAGTAACAAACCTATTAATTCAAGAATCACCAATCAAATTACTAACTTAACTTTATCAGCATGTATGAGACCAAGCGTCCCTGGCTGCTACTGAAGCATAGCAGACAGGTATAGTAAagaaacaactttatttttagcAGGGGGAACGACAACACAGCACTTAGCAGCTATATTGTAGTCTAAATCCTGCTTGAGTGAAAGCAGAGGCTTCAATTACCATTACTAGGTTAGAATACCTCTTACCAGGGCAGAAACTGTGAAGTCCCTGGCATGCATTTTCTCTGTGAGCCAGTCCACCTTGCGCCTTGTATTGAGAAAAATGACAGCCTGTGTAATTGTCAGTGTCTCGTACAAGTCACAAAGTGTATCCAACTTCCATTCCTACAGTAATGCAAAGAGAAAGTTAACAGTCACAACAATTGTTTCCAACTTACATTCTTTAAAGACTCATTTATTAGATTGGTCTAAAGACATATTGCACCAAATCTTAAGACAAAGGACACTGGACATTAAGAAAGAGGTCCACCCCAGTCTTTACAATCTAGTGCAGTTCCTCTTCTTCTTGTGTATACTCTGCTAGCATTATTACAAAAACCAAGGTTATCTTGGTTTCTGTAATTTTAGCACAGTGCTTATACAAGAAGGTAAAAACCTAACTTTTTAACAATTAGAAAAATTACCTCTCTTTCAACATTAATATAAAACTGTTTGATTCCTTCAAGGGTCAATTCTTCCTTTTTCACCAAAATTCGAATTGGATCTCTCATGAATTTTTTGGTCACTTCCAACACATCTGTTGgcattgtggcagaaagcaacaccACCTTAAAAAGATACGTTGTCACACGTAGTTAGCACAACTTTCACAATATTCAAGACAAAACGTTTTGAAATCAAGCGCCTCTGAACATGGAATTATACCAGATAGAAATAGTTATCCATCAGTTGCTGTTAAGTAGGGGGAATGACACAAAACACTTCAACTCTAATAGTGCCTGTGTTTAATCTCCTGCAATTTTAGGAAACTGAAATAAAGCTCACCTGAATACTAgtatttaatttttggaaaatctcatagaTTTGATCCTTAAACCCTCGGCTCAGCATTTCATCTGCTTCATCCAAAACGAACATTTTGATCCATTTTGgagctgttaaaaaataaagtcatgccATCATATCTAAATTCTCAGGCATACTATTTGCTTTATTATAGTAAAAACTTTACTCATCAGCAATACTTACAGAGATATCTTCTGTTTAACATATCAAACACTCTCCCTGGTGTTCCAACAACAATATGTGGTGCTTCAGCCTGcagtttttgcatttcatttcgaACATTTGTTCCACCAATGCAGGCATGACAAGTTGCTCCCATATAATCTCCAAGTGCCAGAATTACCTTTTGGATCTGAAAGCCAAAAGCCTTAATTATTATCCTGCAGAATTACAGGCTTGTGACTAAACTTTGAAAGCATAATGGCAAGTATCTGGTCTGCAAAAAGCTTTAATGCATGCACAGCACTTAACTACTTCCAAGCTTAAAATGCAGACCAATCTAACTACCTCAAAATAAACTTTTGTGAAAACATCTTGTGCCTCATCAAACTTTGAATCCTAATGCCCCAGGTACCAGCTAggtaaataacaaaaaatacttCCTCCACTATCCTTCACTGTGTAAGAAAGTGTAAGTAGTGATTTAAAAAAGTAGCAGTTTTAGCTGGAAGTTAATATTTATCCCCGAAGGGTACTGCAACTTAACAATCTTGGTCTTAATAAAGCCTACAGGTACATTAGCAAGGCTTTACTTCAAAGCCAATAGAGCAGTGAGCTTTGAAAACGCAGCATGCAACAGATGTATCACAAACTACTGAGACTGTCAAAGGAGAACATGTCACTGCAGTTTTCATGTTGCACAACTGCAttcaaacttaaaaatgaaaacgGGTCTAGTCCACCCTGAACAGAAACCTCCAGTTTCTCAGTCTGTTACACAACCCTGCAAACCATACCTGCACACCCAGTTCCTGTCTAGCTTTCAACAAAACTCCCTGCATGCATGGACAGTTAAAAGGAGGGCTCTATAGGACAAATTTATACTAAGCTTTAAATTCTTCACAGTTGTGAAACCTGAAACCTATGCAACACGCAAGCAGTTTTTTTCAACTACACTATCAATACCTGTTG
Proteins encoded in this window:
- the EIF4A2 gene encoding eukaryotic initiation factor 4A-II isoform X1, with the protein product MSGGSADYNSREHGGPEGMDPDGVIESNWNEIVDNFDDMNLKESLLRGIYAYGFEKPSAIQQRAIIPCIKGYDVIAQAQSGTGKTATFAISILQQLEIEFKETQALVLAPTRELAQQIQKVILALGDYMGATCHACIGGTNVRNEMQKLQAEAPHIVVGTPGRVFDMLNRRYLSPKWIKMFVLDEADEMLSRGFKDQIYEIFQKLNTSIQVVLLSATMPTDVLEVTKKFMRDPIRILVKKEELTLEGIKQFYINVEREEWKLDTLCDLYETLTITQAVIFLNTRRKVDWLTEKMHARDFTVSALHGDMDQKERDVIMREFRSGSSRVLITTDLLARGIDVQQVSLVINYDLPTNRENYIHRIGRGGRFGRKGVAINFVTEEDKRILRDIETFYNTTVEEMPMNVADLI
- the EIF4A2 gene encoding eukaryotic initiation factor 4A-II isoform X2, whose protein sequence is MSGGSADYNREHGGPEGMDPDGVIESNWNEIVDNFDDMNLKESLLRGIYAYGFEKPSAIQQRAIIPCIKGYDVIAQAQSGTGKTATFAISILQQLEIEFKETQALVLAPTRELAQQIQKVILALGDYMGATCHACIGGTNVRNEMQKLQAEAPHIVVGTPGRVFDMLNRRYLSPKWIKMFVLDEADEMLSRGFKDQIYEIFQKLNTSIQVVLLSATMPTDVLEVTKKFMRDPIRILVKKEELTLEGIKQFYINVEREEWKLDTLCDLYETLTITQAVIFLNTRRKVDWLTEKMHARDFTVSALHGDMDQKERDVIMREFRSGSSRVLITTDLLARGIDVQQVSLVINYDLPTNRENYIHRIGRGGRFGRKGVAINFVTEEDKRILRDIETFYNTTVEEMPMNVADLI
- the EIF4A2 gene encoding eukaryotic initiation factor 4A-II isoform X3 yields the protein MSGGSADYNSREHGGPEGMDPDGVIESNWNEIVDNFDDMNLKESLLRGIYAYGFEKPSAIQQRAIIPCIKGYDVIAQAQSGTGKTATFAISILQQLEIEFKETQALVLAPTRELAQQIQKVILALGDYMGATCHACIGGTNVRNEMQKLQAEAPHIVVGTPGRVFDMLNRRYLSPKWIKMFVLDEADEMLSRGFKDQIYEIFQKLNTSIQVVLLSATMPTDVLEVTKKFMRDPIRILVKKEELTLEGIKQFYINVEREEWKLDTLCDLYETLTITQAVIFLNTRRKVDWLTEKMHARDFTVSALHGDMDQKERDVIMREFRSGSSRVLITTDLLARGIDVQQVSLVINYDLPTNRENYIHRSR